Proteins encoded within one genomic window of Nitrospina gracilis 3/211:
- a CDS encoding NusG domain II-containing protein has product MLKPTRADKILIACLFAANLALFSGIDYTRTAGDWVVIEVSQKEVKRLPLKVNQLVHVEGPLGETEVQIQDGKARILKSPCSRKLCIKSGYIHYADRIAACLPNRVVVRILGSTYRGIDAVVS; this is encoded by the coding sequence ATGTTGAAACCGACCCGCGCCGACAAAATTCTCATCGCCTGCCTGTTCGCGGCCAACCTCGCCCTGTTTTCGGGGATCGACTACACCCGCACCGCCGGAGACTGGGTGGTCATCGAGGTCAGCCAGAAGGAGGTGAAGCGCCTTCCGCTCAAGGTAAACCAGCTCGTCCACGTGGAAGGACCGCTGGGGGAGACGGAAGTGCAGATTCAGGACGGCAAGGCGCGCATCCTGAAATCGCCGTGCAGTCGAAAGCTGTGCATCAAGTCCGGCTACATTCATTACGCCGACCGCATCGCCGCGTGCCTGCCGAACCGCGTGGTGGTGCGCATTCTCGGAAGCACCTACCGGGGCATCGACGCCGTGGTGTCCTGA
- a CDS encoding esterase/lipase family protein, with translation MAKDTTLIIHGWSDCSNSFKKLKQFLIDNKVGTVQTILYADYESREDNITFNDVVDGLNDQMIANGLIDADGNKLKDVNVIVHSTGGLVIRHWIWQYYHDRIEQCPVKRLVMLAPANFGSPLAHRGKSFMGSLFKGRWKIGDMLEVGRNLLNGLELASPYQWDLAHEDVLRDEPYYNRKQIQTTILVGLKDYEGLRGWVNKPGTDGTVVIAGTSLDTAKLVLDFSHSGKDPARQHHDWAYQNPPDDFGFGVIAGVDHGSIVEPTSPKTGDKGMVGGLILRALTTKTPKDFEKLINDLEQYTESCYQKTQKPRFQQFVLHAVDDLGDSIKDFTVEFFIFRPHRLSKKGLADDSKMDKLEKDLSQEVHEILTANFHTNQTDTSFRRFLVDLEEIRAFMNKAEEQLGARPALSMRVHVPKVDDGIQYENKDLENIVIHDTSGTLKPPKNFFYENTTTFIELRVNRFNNYVHIGVKPRKH, from the coding sequence ATGGCCAAAGACACCACCCTCATCATCCACGGCTGGAGCGACTGCTCCAACTCGTTCAAAAAACTCAAGCAGTTTTTGATCGACAACAAGGTCGGTACGGTGCAAACCATCCTCTACGCCGATTACGAATCGCGCGAGGACAACATCACCTTCAACGACGTGGTGGACGGACTGAACGACCAGATGATTGCAAACGGCCTCATCGACGCCGACGGCAACAAGCTGAAAGACGTGAACGTGATCGTGCATTCCACGGGGGGACTGGTGATCCGCCACTGGATCTGGCAGTACTACCATGACCGCATCGAGCAGTGCCCGGTGAAGCGTCTGGTCATGCTGGCCCCGGCGAACTTCGGGTCGCCGCTGGCGCACCGCGGCAAATCCTTCATGGGAAGCCTGTTCAAAGGAAGGTGGAAGATCGGGGACATGCTGGAAGTCGGGCGCAATCTGTTGAACGGCCTGGAACTGGCCAGCCCCTACCAGTGGGACCTGGCACATGAAGACGTGCTACGGGATGAGCCGTACTACAACCGCAAACAGATTCAGACCACCATCCTCGTCGGTTTGAAAGACTACGAAGGCCTGCGCGGCTGGGTGAACAAACCGGGCACCGACGGCACCGTGGTCATCGCCGGCACCTCTCTCGACACCGCCAAGCTGGTGCTCGACTTTTCCCATTCCGGCAAGGACCCGGCCAGACAGCACCACGACTGGGCGTACCAGAATCCGCCGGACGATTTCGGCTTCGGCGTGATCGCGGGCGTGGATCACGGCTCCATCGTCGAGCCCACCTCGCCCAAGACCGGAGACAAGGGAATGGTCGGCGGACTCATCCTGCGCGCCCTCACCACCAAAACACCCAAGGATTTCGAAAAACTGATCAACGACCTGGAGCAGTATACGGAAAGCTGTTACCAGAAAACCCAAAAGCCGCGCTTCCAACAATTTGTTCTGCACGCGGTGGACGACCTGGGCGATTCCATCAAGGATTTCACGGTGGAGTTTTTCATCTTCCGTCCGCACCGCCTGTCGAAGAAAGGACTGGCCGACGACTCCAAAATGGACAAACTGGAAAAGGACCTGAGCCAGGAAGTCCACGAAATCCTGACCGCCAATTTCCACACCAACCAGACGGACACCAGCTTCCGGCGGTTCCTGGTGGACCTGGAGGAAATCCGCGCATTCATGAACAAAGCGGAAGAACAACTGGGAGCCAGGCCCGCGCTCAGCATGCGCGTGCACGTCCCCAAAGTGGACGACGGGATTCAATACGAGAACAAGGACCTCGAGAACATCGTCATTCACGACACCAGCGGCACATTGAAGCCGCCGAAGAATTTTTTCTACGAGAACACGACGACATTCATCGAACTGCGCGTCAACCGGTTCAACAACTACGTGCACATCGGCGTGAAACCGCGCAAACACTGA
- a CDS encoding M1 family metallopeptidase translates to MKRLLTFTLILVCLTASVSAFAQSFHRPINHKLSVTLDPDRHHAQIEDTLTLYPNSLSGESLTFTLHAAYNIIKVEIPHQGEWKTEVTKVEDAAGDLPPRQHIVIQKPDGKKWPDFLQVLFRYEGRYHDPLRPESDSGREAVPGEESEKDTGIFLSSESYFYPRLENKSGESLMTFALGVATPRDLKVISQGKRIRETTHNGPRHTLWQCDDPMQEIYIVADRYIEYKDRYEDVTLYAFLRSPDEALAQKYLDAAKSYIRFYDRLLGEYPFVKFALVENSVQTGYGMPSFTLLGSRIIRFPFILHTSFPHEILHNWWGNGVYVDASGGNWSEGLTAYLADHLLQQLDGHGPDYRFQQLIKYLNYVNTSNEIPIAKFMSRHSMASQAIGYGKLLMVLNMLRLEVGDKIFLEALADFYFTQRFHRAGFEHLRAHFELYHGRRLDTFFRQWIEEKGAPELELTNTTVEPFPDAYRLTLEIKQKQTRPLFAFQLPVAVWYEGADQPKIELVSIDPQPVQHVNVFVDDEPKAVMLDPYYDVFRKLDRREVPASIGQTYGDGKAVAVMPSVSSRDLIEGFHAFATSVDNLSDMVLDQVYDFDNNTAAWVFGRHNLKAQALLPKLAEYGVHPGELGITVNGKLYMYEENSFIFTVPNPENPEHSVTWVVPHTASVIPGLMRKLPHYGKYGYLVFSGFAPDNQEKGVWPGDRSALMNTFVTGDYTLPPRPPLTPTRPE, encoded by the coding sequence ATGAAACGTCTTCTCACTTTCACCCTCATTCTGGTCTGCCTTACGGCAAGCGTTTCCGCATTCGCCCAGTCGTTCCACCGCCCCATCAATCACAAACTGTCGGTGACGCTCGACCCGGATCGGCATCACGCCCAGATCGAAGACACCCTAACCCTTTACCCCAACTCGCTGTCCGGTGAATCGCTGACGTTCACGTTGCACGCCGCGTACAACATCATAAAAGTAGAAATTCCGCACCAGGGTGAATGGAAGACCGAGGTGACGAAGGTCGAGGACGCCGCCGGGGACCTGCCGCCGCGCCAGCACATCGTCATCCAAAAGCCGGATGGAAAAAAGTGGCCGGATTTTCTGCAGGTGCTGTTCCGTTACGAAGGGCGATACCATGACCCCCTGCGCCCGGAAAGCGATTCAGGGAGGGAGGCCGTGCCCGGCGAAGAGAGTGAAAAAGACACGGGGATTTTTCTTTCTTCCGAGAGTTATTTTTATCCGCGGCTGGAAAACAAGTCGGGCGAGTCGCTCATGACTTTCGCGCTCGGCGTGGCGACGCCCCGCGACCTGAAAGTCATCAGCCAGGGCAAGCGCATCCGAGAGACCACGCACAACGGTCCGCGCCACACGCTGTGGCAGTGCGACGACCCGATGCAGGAAATCTACATCGTCGCCGACCGTTACATCGAATACAAGGACCGCTACGAAGACGTCACCCTCTACGCCTTCCTGCGCTCGCCGGATGAAGCGCTGGCGCAGAAGTATCTCGACGCGGCGAAAAGTTACATCCGCTTTTACGACCGCCTGCTTGGCGAATACCCGTTCGTCAAGTTTGCGCTGGTGGAGAACTCGGTGCAGACCGGCTACGGCATGCCCTCATTCACCCTGCTGGGTTCACGCATCATCCGCTTCCCGTTCATCCTGCACACGTCCTTCCCGCATGAGATCCTGCACAACTGGTGGGGCAACGGGGTGTATGTGGATGCGAGCGGCGGCAACTGGTCGGAGGGCCTCACCGCCTACCTCGCCGATCACCTTCTGCAACAGTTGGACGGACACGGCCCCGACTACCGCTTTCAGCAGTTGATCAAGTATTTGAACTACGTCAATACAAGCAACGAAATTCCCATTGCGAAATTCATGTCGCGGCACAGCATGGCATCGCAGGCCATCGGTTACGGCAAACTACTGATGGTGCTCAATATGCTGAGACTGGAGGTGGGCGACAAGATATTCCTGGAAGCGCTGGCGGATTTTTATTTCACGCAACGCTTTCACCGCGCCGGATTCGAACACCTGCGCGCGCATTTCGAGTTGTACCACGGGAGAAGGCTCGACACCTTTTTCCGCCAGTGGATCGAGGAAAAAGGCGCGCCGGAGCTGGAACTCACCAACACCACGGTAGAACCGTTTCCCGACGCCTACCGCCTGACGCTGGAGATCAAACAAAAACAGACCCGCCCCTTGTTCGCGTTTCAACTGCCGGTAGCGGTGTGGTACGAAGGCGCCGACCAACCGAAGATCGAACTGGTGTCGATCGACCCTCAACCGGTGCAACACGTCAACGTGTTCGTGGACGACGAACCAAAAGCTGTCATGCTCGATCCGTATTACGACGTGTTCCGCAAACTCGACCGCAGGGAAGTGCCCGCCAGCATCGGCCAGACCTATGGCGACGGCAAGGCTGTGGCCGTGATGCCGAGCGTGTCGTCGCGGGACCTCATCGAAGGCTTTCATGCGTTCGCCACATCGGTGGACAACCTGTCCGACATGGTGCTCGACCAGGTGTACGATTTCGACAACAACACCGCTGCCTGGGTGTTCGGCCGGCACAACCTGAAAGCGCAGGCCCTGCTACCCAAACTTGCCGAATACGGGGTTCATCCCGGCGAACTCGGCATCACCGTGAACGGCAAACTGTATATGTATGAAGAGAACAGCTTTATATTTACCGTTCCCAACCCTGAAAACCCGGAGCACTCCGTGACGTGGGTGGTCCCGCACACCGCCTCCGTGATTCCGGGCCTCATGCGCAAGCTGCCGCACTACGGCAAGTATGGGTACCTCGTGTTCTCCGGTTTCGCCCCCGACAACCAGGAAAAAGGCGTGTGGCCCGGCGACCGCAGCGCCCTGATGAATACCTTCGTTACAGGCGACTACACCCTGCCGCCGCGCCCGCCGCTCACCCCCACCCGGCCGGAATGA